In Tenacibaculum sp. 190524A02b, the genomic stretch GTAATGCCTTGCTAAAGGAAATTAATAAATCGGATGCCTTTACGTTAATTTCTTATGAACTAAAACGAGAAATCAAATCAGATCACGAATTAAAAAAGTGTTTTTTTCAAGCAGTATCCAATTCTAGCTGGGCAAATTTTGGGTATTTGGTAGCTTTTGATATTAGTAAAAATTTACTGGACGAAATGGAGCGCTTACATCAATCATTTGGAATAGGTATTATTGAGTTAAAGGCAAACCCTTACGAGAGTGATGTACTTTTTCCTGCAAAATTTAAAGAATTAGATTTTAAAACCATTGATAAGCTTTGTGAGATAAACCCAGCGTTTAAAACCTTTATTGAACAAGCTAAAAGTATGCTTACAGCACCCGAAGAGTATATAAAACCTACCAGAGCAGCTTTTGAAAATTTTTGTGATGCCTATTTTAAAACAGATTCAGAAATAGATACGTATTGCAAGGAAAAAAACATACCCATAGAACAAGAGTAGTACATATGATATTTAAATAAAATTTATTTTAGCACAAGAAAAACTACATCATTAACAATGTGAGATCGAGTGCAATCTGTCAAGTCCAGCATTGGTTGAAATCAAAATGCATTTTGATTGAAAGCACGCTGTGAAACAGTCGAGACTTCATTAACATTAGAGATAATGGGAAGCCACTCCACGGTATTACAGGTTACATAATGAGTTGTTTTTTATAGCACCATACCATTATATCTTATTTTTTTGTCTTGTACGAATTAGATGTATATCTTTATAAAAAAAAATAGAACTTGCTAACCAGATGACGAACTTTAACTTTTTACAAAACGAATTTCCTGAAATTTATCAAGAAGCTATAAAAGCGGAAGAATATACCTTTAAAGAACCTAAATTTGGAGCGTTGCAATGTCGTACGGTATTAGAGCTTGGCGTAAAATGGATGTATCATAATGATACCGAATTTACCTTGCCTCATGATACAAGTTTAAACAGTTTGTTACACCATACTAGTTTTCGACATTCGGTTCGTCCTTCTATGTTTAAAGAACTCAATTTGGTTAGAAAAATAGGAAACAATGCAGCACATGGAAAAAAAGTAAGTACCTCACAATCATTGGCAGCTTTAAAAGGAGTCTTTAGTTTTTGTGTATATCTTAGCAAATACTACAGTGAAACCAACCCCACCATTGACGCTTTTGAAGAAGCAATTATCCCGATACCCACATCAGAAAAAGAAAAAATTTCAACAAAGGAGTTTCAACAAAAAATAGCAACCGCTGAAGCTCTTATAAAAAAGTATGAAGCTGCACACAAAAAGCAGCAGGAGCTTATAGCAAAAAACGAATTATTGCAACTGCAAAAAGAACGTTTGCAAAATGAGTTACAGTTAAGAAAAGAAGCACGAAAAACTACGATAAATGAAGATATTGAAATACCTCAACTATTACCAGAAGCTGAAACACGCAAATTGTATATTGATGTATTATTGGAAGAAGCTGGTTGGCAAAACTTACAAAAAGGAAGAGATACTGAGTACTCAGTACTAGGAATGCCCCTAAGTACCAACCCCTCAGGAAAAGGAAATGCTGATTATGTACTTTGGGGTGATAACGGATTGCCTTTAGCTGTAATTGAAGCGAAAAGTACCTTGAAAAGTGCTGATAAAGGAAAGCATCAGGCGTATTTATATGCCAATTGTTTGGAAAAAATGCATGGGCAACGCCCCGTAATATTTTATACCAATGGTTATCAAACCTATCTTTGGGATGATACTTTTTATAGCAGCGAAAGAGAAGTGGACGGTTTTTATACCAAAGACGAATTAGAATACCTCATTTTTCAGCGAGCCAATAGGGAAGACATTAGAAATTTTAAGGTAAATACTGATATTGCAGGAAGAGCCTATCAGTTAGAAGCCATACAACGTGTAGCGGAAACCTTGGCAATTACCTCTACAGAAGGAAAGCTTAGAGGTAATGGAAGAGAAGCGTTATTGGTAATGGCAACAGGAAGTGGAAAAACACGAACTGCTTGTGCTATTGTAGATATGCTAATGAAAACCAAATGGGCAAAACGTGTATTGTTTTTAGCCGATAGAAATGCTTTGGTAACACAGGCTAAAAATGCCTTTAAAGAGCATTTGCCAAGTTTTAGCGGTATTGATTTAACAAAAGAAAAAGAAGACGATAAAACACGTTTGGTATTCTCAACCTACCCGACCATTATGAATAAAATAGACGCTTTAAAAAATGAAGAAGGGCGTTTTTATGGTGTAGGGCATTTTGATGTGATTATTATTGACGAAGCCCACCGTTCGGTATATCAAAAATACCAAGCCATATTTGAGTATTTTGATGCCATTTTAATAGGGCTTACCGCTACTCCTAAAAAAGAATTAGATCATGATACCTATGGTTTGTTTAATATAGAGGATGATACCCCCACTTTTGCGTATGAGTTAAATGATGCCGTGGCTCAAGGTTTTTTAAACCCACCAAAATCATATAAAGTACCTGTAA encodes the following:
- a CDS encoding HTH domain-containing protein, translated to MTIKEAILKVLEDNKGAFTYLEVLKKIDEQQYIDWSNAKTPSDTIGAQLGHFIRQNDTRVKRVKGKKGFEYYFTAYENELNLSEIVEKEASSKKAVAKKYQERDLHKLLSSYLKSQNIYAKTILHEKSANSKDDHQKWIHPDMLGIRFLHLKNAASNALLKEINKSDAFTLISYELKREIKSDHELKKCFFQAVSNSSWANFGYLVAFDISKNLLDEMERLHQSFGIGIIELKANPYESDVLFPAKFKELDFKTIDKLCEINPAFKTFIEQAKSMLTAPEEYIKPTRAAFENFCDAYFKTDSEIDTYCKEKNIPIEQE